Proteins encoded within one genomic window of Solibaculum mannosilyticum:
- a CDS encoding mechanosensitive ion channel family protein, translated as MDNAFNNEWLLYLLQTYGPKILAALVVLILGLWLSKLLGSLTVKVLKKGNIEPSLHAFIRSFVSISTKIVVIVTVGSILGLPMGTMIAALGAAGAAIALAVKDSLANVASGILILFTHPFRVGDYVEVEGSAGTVQEIQLLYTTFLTVDNRKLVIPNSHLTSDKLVNTTCEATRRLDLAFLVGLDSDIDQVKSVLMELMTSHPLALQDPKPSAYVYEYTSSAINITMRVWTKTEDYWDLTYSMLEQVKHRFDEEKIRLSHDQLDVHVMDSKHG; from the coding sequence TTGGATAACGCGTTTAACAACGAATGGCTATTGTATCTCCTGCAGACCTATGGTCCAAAGATCCTGGCTGCTTTGGTGGTGCTGATCCTGGGCCTCTGGCTCTCCAAACTGCTGGGTAGTCTTACCGTCAAGGTTCTCAAGAAGGGTAATATCGAGCCATCTCTTCACGCATTTATCCGTTCCTTTGTATCTATCTCCACCAAGATTGTTGTAATTGTCACAGTAGGGTCCATTTTAGGGCTTCCCATGGGCACCATGATCGCTGCTTTGGGCGCTGCCGGAGCCGCCATCGCTTTGGCCGTCAAAGACAGCCTCGCAAATGTGGCCAGCGGTATCCTGATCCTGTTTACCCATCCCTTCCGGGTAGGCGATTACGTGGAAGTGGAGGGGTCGGCCGGCACAGTCCAAGAAATCCAGTTGCTTTATACCACCTTTCTGACGGTGGATAATCGGAAACTGGTCATTCCCAACTCCCATCTGACCTCCGACAAACTTGTGAATACGACCTGCGAAGCGACCCGACGCCTGGATTTGGCTTTCCTTGTCGGGTTGGACAGTGATATCGACCAGGTCAAATCGGTCCTTATGGAGCTGATGACATCCCATCCCTTGGCCCTCCAGGATCCGAAACCAAGCGCTTATGTTTATGAGTATACCTCTTCGGCCATCAATATTACCATGCGCGTCTGGACCAAAACAGAGGACTACTGGGATCTGACTTACAGTATGCTGGAACAAGTCAAGCATCGGTTTGACGAGGAAAAGATCCGCCTTTCCCACGACCAGTTGGACGTCCATGTGATGGACTCCAAACATGGATGA
- a CDS encoding RrF2 family transcriptional regulator: MKVSTKGRYGLRLMFDLAVHYNEGLLPLKEIARQEDISSKYLEQIVMQLSRAGLVRSVRGSQGGYTLGREPENITVGTVLRVLEGSLDPVDCVADDTIPCARADNCVTMEVWRSIKEAVDDVVDGITLADLIQRHQQKCDCGGMCSSKKETR; the protein is encoded by the coding sequence ATGAAGGTTTCTACCAAAGGCCGTTACGGACTACGGCTGATGTTTGACCTGGCGGTGCACTACAATGAGGGACTTTTGCCCCTGAAGGAAATTGCCAGGCAAGAGGATATCTCAAGCAAATATCTGGAACAGATTGTGATGCAGCTGTCCCGAGCCGGACTGGTGCGCAGCGTCCGGGGTTCCCAAGGGGGGTATACTCTGGGCAGGGAACCGGAGAACATCACAGTGGGGACGGTCCTGCGCGTGCTGGAGGGGTCATTGGATCCTGTGGACTGCGTGGCTGACGACACCATCCCCTGCGCCCGTGCCGATAACTGTGTCACCATGGAGGTGTGGCGCAGCATCAAGGAGGCTGTGGATGACGTTGTGGACGGCATTACATTAGCCGATCTCATCCAACGGCATCAGCAAAAATGCGATTGCGGCGGCATGTGTTCCTCCAAAAAGGAG
- a CDS encoding SseB family protein — protein MALFKKSRKKGEETQASGIDQAKEQTAPQKKIVVGGDETTSPDMMQVENLEFLIRIYMKDPENMVNLVPVLIALGKANVTVPVHVELSEEDAKKLQEGAENGTSIALPENAKARVNILSAPDGRYFLPVYTRKELLPQQAGRRFMAMQTPFLNCCEMILEQMKSASGIAINPYTENLILPPDVLKAVRKKAMEDEQKKQSEEQK, from the coding sequence ATGGCATTGTTTAAAAAATCTCGAAAAAAGGGTGAAGAGACCCAAGCGTCCGGTATCGACCAGGCAAAAGAACAAACCGCGCCGCAGAAAAAGATCGTAGTGGGCGGCGATGAAACAACCAGTCCGGATATGATGCAGGTGGAAAACCTGGAGTTCCTTATCCGTATTTATATGAAGGATCCGGAGAATATGGTAAACTTGGTGCCGGTTCTCATTGCGCTGGGCAAGGCCAATGTGACGGTGCCGGTGCACGTGGAACTCAGCGAAGAAGACGCTAAGAAACTCCAGGAAGGCGCGGAGAATGGGACTTCCATCGCCCTGCCGGAAAACGCTAAGGCGAGAGTCAATATCCTGAGCGCGCCCGACGGACGGTATTTTCTCCCGGTCTATACCCGGAAAGAGCTTCTTCCTCAACAGGCCGGCCGGAGATTTATGGCCATGCAGACCCCCTTCCTCAACTGCTGTGAGATGATCCTGGAGCAGATGAAGAGTGCCAGCGGCATCGCCATCAACCCCTATACGGAAAATCTGATCCTGCCCCCCGATGTGCTCAAAGCCGTGCGCAAAAAGGCCATGGAGGACGAACAAAAAAAGCAGTCGGAAGAGCAGAAATAA
- a CDS encoding FeoB-associated Cys-rich membrane protein, which translates to MGLIDIVILLLAVLLVIIALWSHRKRRRNGKGSGGCAGGCRSCPYSHRCGGDDDLPPP; encoded by the coding sequence ATGGGACTCATTGATATTGTAATTTTGCTCCTTGCGGTTTTATTGGTAATTATTGCGCTTTGGTCTCACAGAAAGCGCCGTCGAAACGGCAAGGGATCGGGTGGATGCGCCGGCGGATGCCGCAGCTGCCCCTATTCCCACAGGTGCGGCGGGGATGACGATCTACCGCCGCCCTGA
- a CDS encoding cyclase family protein: MRLYDISRPLLTSPVYPGDPSPRLDPIQRMDVGDDCNLTALFACLHTGTHADAPLHFLADGQGIASLPLEPYVGRCAVLSVRRDITGQDVDESIVPGCRRLLIRGEGKAFLTPSAAFALGALGVQLVGTDADSIAPPDDEAAVHQELLQNGVMILENLDLNKVPDGEYFLFAPPVLVGEVDGAPVRAILVDWED; encoded by the coding sequence ATGCGTTTATATGATATTTCGCGTCCCCTGCTGACGTCGCCGGTTTATCCCGGTGACCCATCCCCACGGCTGGATCCCATCCAGCGCATGGATGTAGGGGATGACTGCAATCTGACCGCCCTTTTCGCCTGCCTGCATACCGGCACCCATGCCGATGCGCCTCTCCATTTTCTGGCCGACGGACAAGGCATCGCATCCCTGCCGTTGGAGCCCTATGTGGGACGGTGCGCAGTCTTGTCCGTCCGAAGGGACATCACTGGTCAGGATGTGGATGAAAGCATTGTCCCCGGCTGCCGGCGGTTGCTCATCCGGGGAGAAGGAAAGGCCTTTCTCACCCCGTCGGCCGCCTTTGCGCTGGGAGCCTTGGGAGTACAGCTGGTGGGCACCGATGCCGACTCCATCGCCCCGCCGGATGACGAAGCCGCTGTACATCAGGAATTGCTGCAAAACGGGGTTATGATCTTGGAAAACTTGGATTTGAATAAGGTGCCGGATGGGGAATATTTCCTCTTTGCGCCGCCGGTCCTGGTGGGAGAAGTAGACGGTGCTCCAGTACGGGCCATCCTGGTCGACTGGGAGGATTAG
- a CDS encoding collagen-like protein: protein MGPTGPAGPTGAAGLAGLPGPVGPQGAQGPIGATGATGPVGAQGPQGAQGPMGPTGATGAQGIQGPQGIQGPTGPTGADGATGPAGPGGPIGPQGPQGTQGPIGPTGATGAQGPQGPQGIPGPTGATGAAGAVGSTGATGATGSTGPTGATGATGPAGSDVNTVECAGIQQMQNVLQQIIQLYPSDNIVVSMESGNNASGRPSLLLPAQAPGLLQLANNQGVPQEAVSLCRIAAVRITSATYNNNITYLPEPTPTPAGCAAQCEAAVRSYLPVGTTGVGINAGGQTVGQGTVLRSEYGMIVLVGNNNSDPTFVSTTKAEVINK, encoded by the coding sequence ATGGGTCCTACCGGTCCGGCCGGCCCCACAGGAGCCGCCGGTTTGGCTGGACTTCCCGGCCCTGTTGGCCCGCAAGGAGCTCAGGGCCCCATCGGCGCTACCGGTGCCACCGGTCCAGTCGGCGCCCAGGGTCCGCAGGGGGCACAAGGCCCTATGGGTCCGACCGGGGCTACCGGCGCCCAGGGAATTCAGGGCCCTCAGGGCATCCAAGGCCCCACCGGTCCCACTGGTGCGGATGGCGCTACTGGTCCGGCTGGCCCCGGAGGCCCCATCGGTCCGCAAGGCCCTCAGGGTACCCAGGGCCCCATCGGCCCGACAGGCGCTACCGGTGCTCAGGGCCCGCAGGGTCCGCAAGGCATCCCCGGTCCGACCGGCGCTACGGGCGCCGCGGGTGCCGTTGGATCTACAGGCGCAACTGGAGCCACCGGCTCAACCGGTCCTACAGGCGCTACCGGCGCCACTGGCCCGGCTGGTTCGGATGTAAATACCGTAGAATGCGCCGGTATCCAGCAGATGCAGAATGTTCTCCAGCAGATTATCCAGCTCTATCCCAGCGACAACATTGTGGTATCCATGGAAAGCGGCAACAATGCCAGCGGACGTCCATCCCTATTGCTCCCGGCCCAGGCTCCCGGACTGCTCCAGCTGGCCAATAACCAGGGAGTTCCACAGGAAGCGGTGTCCCTTTGCCGTATTGCTGCCGTCCGGATCACCAGTGCTACGTACAACAACAATATCACGTATCTGCCGGAGCCGACGCCAACTCCCGCTGGCTGTGCCGCCCAATGTGAAGCGGCGGTACGGAGTTATCTGCCGGTCGGCACCACGGGTGTGGGCATCAACGCCGGAGGCCAGACCGTTGGGCAGGGGACAGTACTTCGCAGCGAATATGGCATGATCGTACTGGTTGGGAACAATAACAGCGATCCCACGTTCGTATCCACCACAAAGGCCGAAGTCATAAACAAGTAA
- a CDS encoding NAD(P)/FAD-dependent oxidoreductase: MTDIAIIGGGPAGLSAAVQARARGKSVTVYTNDIHRNWLCRTPLVDNYLGLPGISGKEMMERFFDHAKRAGAQVEEKRITSVLPMGKTFLLSAGSQVMEAQSIILAMGAAKSPQIPGEQQLMGKGVSTCATCDGMLYRGKRVLVVAQSPLALEDSIFLYEIGCEVTVVNPGGRTNLEGLPETIPVISGSKLALEGADHAVGLTVDRILYPADCVFLIRDTSAPDALVPGLVLDSGFIKTARDQSTSIPGVFAAGDCTGLPLQVGKAVGEGLTAALSAISWLASR; the protein is encoded by the coding sequence ATGACCGACATCGCCATTATAGGCGGCGGCCCAGCCGGACTTTCTGCAGCAGTGCAGGCCAGGGCCAGGGGGAAATCAGTGACGGTGTATACCAATGATATCCACCGCAATTGGCTGTGCAGGACCCCTTTGGTGGATAATTACCTGGGGTTGCCCGGTATAAGCGGCAAGGAAATGATGGAACGTTTCTTCGATCATGCCAAACGGGCAGGGGCTCAGGTAGAGGAGAAACGCATCACCAGCGTATTGCCTATGGGCAAGACCTTCCTGCTCTCGGCCGGCAGTCAGGTGATGGAAGCTCAGTCCATTATCCTGGCCATGGGGGCAGCTAAATCCCCGCAGATCCCAGGGGAACAGCAGCTTATGGGCAAAGGGGTCAGTACCTGCGCCACCTGCGACGGTATGCTCTACCGCGGCAAACGGGTTCTTGTTGTAGCCCAGTCGCCGCTCGCTTTGGAAGATTCCATTTTCCTCTACGAGATCGGTTGTGAAGTGACGGTGGTTAATCCCGGCGGCCGTACCAATCTGGAGGGATTGCCGGAAACCATTCCGGTGATCAGTGGTTCTAAATTGGCCTTGGAAGGGGCGGATCACGCCGTTGGCCTGACGGTAGACCGTATCCTGTATCCCGCCGACTGCGTCTTTCTTATCCGGGATACCTCAGCCCCGGATGCATTAGTACCAGGACTTGTCCTGGACAGCGGATTTATCAAAACAGCCCGGGATCAGTCCACCTCCATCCCCGGTGTATTTGCAGCGGGGGATTGTACCGGTCTTCCCCTACAGGTCGGAAAAGCGGTGGGGGAAGGGCTGACAGCTGCTTTATCGGCAATCTCGTGGCTGGCCTCCCGTTAG
- the ypeB gene encoding germination protein YpeB — translation MITTLKYRPFVPGIRRKVRIITFSIAGILVLFGMMCSAYVQSHQYQMQLEHSYQRALDDLGDYMNSIDVSLNKGMYAGTASQFDTLATELWMDSSGAKSSLGQLPMGGMNLEKTNRFIAQVGDFSMALSRKVEEGQAITEEEHENMEALAGYAKKLSELITSIRQEINDGNMSMEQMQESLKNLQEPEGEPTINSGFLDFEEQFTDYPTLIYDGPFSDHIQQKEAKWLKGREEIDRGAARGRASQFTGESTMDLKDAGEESGAIPSYNFTTDTLTVNVTKQGGYCSWLLNSREIGMPTLDAQGAIEKAKQYLEDHGITSMEESYYSTSGGICTINFAYQQGSVTCYTDLIKVGVALDDGQVVMFDARGYLMNHQDRALESASLTKEQAQEKLSSYLTVQSAGVALIPTDAGSENLCYEFMCKGKNDQKVLVYVNCQTGEEEQILILLETEGGILTI, via the coding sequence ATGATAACGACCTTAAAATATCGTCCATTTGTGCCGGGGATCCGGCGTAAAGTACGCATTATCACTTTTTCCATCGCGGGCATTTTAGTGCTGTTCGGCATGATGTGCAGCGCCTACGTCCAGTCCCACCAGTACCAGATGCAGCTGGAACACAGTTATCAGCGGGCTCTGGATGATCTGGGGGATTATATGAACAGCATCGACGTCTCCCTTAACAAAGGGATGTACGCCGGTACTGCCAGTCAGTTTGATACCCTGGCCACTGAGCTTTGGATGGATTCATCCGGTGCAAAGAGCAGCTTGGGGCAGCTCCCCATGGGCGGCATGAACTTGGAAAAAACCAACCGGTTTATCGCTCAGGTAGGGGATTTCTCCATGGCTCTCTCCCGCAAGGTGGAGGAGGGCCAGGCCATCACCGAAGAGGAACACGAGAATATGGAGGCGCTGGCAGGGTATGCCAAAAAGTTGTCGGAACTGATCACCTCCATCCGGCAGGAGATCAATGACGGCAATATGTCTATGGAACAGATGCAGGAGAGCCTGAAGAATCTACAGGAGCCTGAGGGGGAACCCACCATCAATTCCGGCTTTTTGGATTTTGAGGAGCAGTTTACCGATTACCCCACCCTGATTTACGACGGTCCTTTCTCCGACCACATCCAGCAGAAAGAGGCCAAATGGCTCAAAGGCAGAGAGGAGATCGACCGTGGCGCCGCCCGCGGCCGCGCCTCCCAGTTTACTGGGGAGAGCACGATGGATCTCAAGGATGCCGGTGAGGAAAGCGGCGCCATTCCGTCCTATAATTTTACCACCGACACTCTGACCGTAAACGTCACAAAACAAGGGGGCTATTGCTCCTGGCTGTTAAACTCCCGGGAAATCGGCATGCCGACTCTGGATGCCCAAGGCGCCATTGAAAAGGCAAAGCAGTACCTGGAGGATCACGGCATCACCTCCATGGAGGAGAGCTATTATTCCACCTCCGGAGGCATTTGTACCATCAATTTTGCCTATCAGCAGGGCAGCGTTACCTGTTATACCGATCTCATCAAGGTTGGCGTGGCGCTGGACGACGGCCAAGTGGTGATGTTCGACGCCAGAGGCTATCTGATGAACCACCAGGACCGGGCCTTGGAATCGGCGTCCCTGACCAAGGAACAGGCCCAGGAAAAACTCAGCTCTTATCTGACCGTGCAAAGCGCCGGCGTGGCACTGATCCCCACCGACGCTGGATCGGAAAACCTGTGTTATGAATTTATGTGCAAAGGGAAAAACGACCAGAAGGTTTTAGTATACGTCAATTGTCAGACCGGCGAGGAGGAACAAATTCTCATCCTTTTGGAAACAGAGGGAGGAATACTCACCATCTGA
- the ppdK gene encoding pyruvate, phosphate dikinase, translating into MSYKYVYLFSEGNGSMRELLGGKGANLAEMTNLGMPVPQGFTVTTEACTRYYEDGRQIAPEIQAEILEYLGKMEEIAGKKFGDAANPLLVSVRSGARASMPGMMDTILNLGLNDTVVEGLAKLTNNPRFAYDSYRRFIQMFSDVVMELPKSNFEKIIDEMKEAKGVKMDTELDADDMKAMVVRFKEYYKQEKGVDFPTDPKEQLMEAVRAVFRSWDNPRANVYRRLNDIPYSWGTAVNVQMMVFGNTGDTSGTGVAFTRNPATGEAKLFGEFLMNAQGEDVVAGIRTPQTIDQLKNVMPEVYEQFATTADRLEKHYRDMQDMEFTIENGKLYMLQTRNGKRTAAAALKIAVDLVDEGMITEEEAVMRVEPKQLDSLLHPQFEATALKAAKVIGKGLAASPGAACGRVVFTAEDAKEWDARGEKVILARLETSPEDIEGMNVAQGILTVRGGMTSHAAVVARGMGTCCVSGCGEIAMHEEEKYFELGGMTIREGDYISIDGSTGNIYGEAVPTVEATISGDFGRYMAWADAARTLKVYTNADTPRDAAQAVKFGAQGIGLCRTEHMFFEADRIKAIREMIVSETVEARKAALAKLLPYQQGDFEALYEVMQDRPVTIRYLDPPLHEFLPTKEEDIAEIAGELNITVEKLKQVIASLHEFNPMMGHRGCRLAVSYPEIAEMQTTAVINAAINVNKAHPEYKIVPEIMIPLVGERKELKYVKDVVTATADKLIADAGIEMTYKVGTMVEIPRAAVTADEIAKEAEFFSFGTNDLTQMTFGFSRDDAGKFLDSYYDAKIYESDPFAKLDQDGVGKLIKLAVRLGRETRPDIKLGICGEHGGDPSSIEFCHNAGLNYVSCSPFRVPIARLAAAQAAIKAKKA; encoded by the coding sequence ATGAGTTACAAGTACGTGTACCTGTTCTCCGAAGGCAACGGTTCCATGCGTGAACTGTTGGGCGGCAAAGGCGCCAACCTTGCGGAGATGACCAATCTGGGCATGCCGGTGCCTCAGGGCTTCACCGTCACCACCGAGGCCTGCACCCGCTACTATGAAGACGGCCGTCAGATCGCCCCCGAAATCCAGGCCGAGATCCTGGAATACCTGGGCAAGATGGAGGAGATCGCTGGTAAGAAGTTCGGCGATGCTGCCAATCCTCTGTTGGTTTCGGTCCGTTCCGGCGCCCGCGCTTCCATGCCCGGCATGATGGATACCATCCTGAACCTGGGCCTCAACGACACCGTTGTGGAAGGCCTGGCCAAGCTGACCAACAATCCCCGTTTTGCATATGACTCCTACCGCCGTTTCATCCAGATGTTCTCCGACGTTGTTATGGAACTGCCTAAGTCCAACTTCGAGAAGATCATCGACGAGATGAAGGAAGCTAAGGGCGTCAAGATGGACACCGAACTGGATGCCGACGATATGAAGGCTATGGTTGTCCGCTTCAAAGAGTACTACAAACAGGAAAAGGGCGTGGATTTCCCCACCGATCCCAAAGAGCAGCTGATGGAAGCTGTCCGCGCTGTGTTCCGCAGCTGGGATAACCCCCGTGCCAACGTCTACCGTCGTCTCAACGACATCCCCTATTCCTGGGGCACTGCCGTCAACGTCCAGATGATGGTGTTCGGTAACACCGGCGATACCTCCGGTACCGGCGTTGCCTTTACCCGTAACCCCGCCACCGGCGAGGCCAAACTGTTCGGTGAGTTCCTGATGAACGCCCAGGGCGAGGACGTCGTGGCCGGCATCCGTACCCCCCAGACCATCGATCAGCTCAAAAATGTTATGCCCGAAGTGTACGAGCAGTTTGCTACCACTGCTGACCGTCTCGAGAAACACTATCGCGATATGCAGGATATGGAGTTCACCATTGAGAATGGCAAGCTCTACATGCTCCAGACCCGTAACGGCAAACGTACCGCCGCTGCCGCTCTGAAGATCGCCGTCGACCTGGTGGACGAGGGCATGATCACCGAGGAAGAGGCTGTGATGCGCGTCGAGCCCAAGCAGCTGGACAGCCTCCTGCACCCGCAGTTTGAAGCCACCGCTCTGAAGGCCGCTAAGGTCATCGGCAAAGGCTTGGCTGCTTCTCCCGGCGCTGCCTGCGGCCGCGTCGTCTTCACCGCTGAGGACGCCAAAGAGTGGGATGCCCGCGGTGAAAAGGTCATTCTGGCCCGTCTGGAAACCTCTCCTGAAGACATCGAGGGCATGAACGTGGCTCAGGGTATCCTGACCGTCCGCGGCGGCATGACCTCTCACGCTGCTGTTGTGGCCCGCGGCATGGGTACTTGCTGCGTCTCCGGCTGCGGCGAGATCGCTATGCACGAAGAAGAGAAATACTTTGAGCTGGGCGGCATGACCATCCGCGAAGGCGATTATATCTCCATCGACGGCTCCACCGGCAACATCTACGGCGAAGCTGTCCCCACTGTGGAAGCCACCATCTCCGGCGACTTCGGCCGCTATATGGCTTGGGCTGACGCTGCCCGTACCCTGAAGGTTTACACCAATGCCGACACACCCAGAGACGCCGCTCAGGCTGTCAAGTTCGGCGCCCAGGGTATCGGCCTGTGCCGTACTGAGCACATGTTCTTCGAGGCTGACCGTATTAAGGCCATCCGCGAGATGATCGTTTCCGAGACTGTCGAAGCCCGCAAGGCCGCTCTGGCCAAGCTGCTGCCCTATCAGCAGGGCGACTTCGAGGCCCTGTACGAAGTAATGCAGGACCGTCCGGTTACCATCCGTTACCTGGATCCCCCTCTCCATGAATTCCTGCCCACCAAGGAAGAGGATATTGCTGAGATCGCCGGTGAACTGAACATCACCGTTGAGAAACTCAAGCAAGTCATTGCCTCCCTGCATGAGTTCAACCCCATGATGGGTCACCGCGGCTGCCGTCTGGCTGTTTCCTATCCGGAAATCGCTGAGATGCAGACCACCGCTGTCATCAACGCTGCTATCAACGTCAACAAGGCTCATCCGGAATACAAGATCGTTCCGGAGATCATGATCCCGCTGGTTGGCGAACGCAAGGAACTCAAGTATGTCAAGGACGTCGTCACCGCCACTGCCGACAAGCTCATCGCTGACGCCGGCATTGAGATGACCTATAAAGTCGGTACCATGGTGGAAATCCCCCGCGCTGCCGTCACCGCCGACGAGATCGCCAAGGAAGCTGAATTCTTCTCCTTCGGCACCAACGACTTGACCCAGATGACTTTCGGCTTCAGCCGTGACGATGCCGGCAAGTTCCTGGATTCCTACTACGATGCCAAGATCTACGAGTCCGATCCCTTCGCAAAGCTGGATCAGGATGGCGTGGGCAAGCTCATCAAACTGGCTGTCCGTCTGGGCCGTGAGACCCGCCCCGACATCAAACTGGGCATCTGCGGTGAGCACGGCGGCGATCCGTCTTCCATCGAGTTCTGCCACAACGCTGGCCTGAACTACGTTTCCTGCTCGCCCTTCCGTGTGCCGATCGCTCGTCTGGCTGCTGCCCAGGCCGCTATCAAAGCCAAGAAGGCCTAA
- a CDS encoding DUF3048 domain-containing protein translates to MKKTILCFLTAACVLVSCLCLSSCGKKDAESSSSASSGASTSAAAGSDGQSPQASLPAGTKAGTINPLTGRSDLPSEAVGQRPVGIMINNLEAATPQHNIASADVCYEMQAEGGITRILALYSDWRNLSMTGSIRSARPYFVELAQSHDCIYVHVGGSQDALDAIQSSKVDSINGVSDSVTIWRDPGRKKSMGSVHSCVTDGEKLIQCVQKREIRTQAKSDGTAFSFRAEGDSQAPQGQSCETLTVPFSSYVTSRFVYDSQKAVYAKYQFDKGQMDAATGKQVEVENVLVLRTAITPTGDSLGHVDIQLKGGEGIYASMGRCQDIQWSMESASDPIQLTDSSGQELSLNPGKTWICIVGQKDDVTAE, encoded by the coding sequence ATGAAAAAAACAATCCTGTGTTTTCTGACGGCGGCATGTGTGCTGGTGAGCTGTCTGTGTCTCTCATCCTGCGGCAAAAAGGACGCGGAATCGTCATCTTCAGCGTCTTCCGGGGCATCTACCTCTGCAGCGGCCGGCTCCGATGGGCAGTCCCCACAGGCCTCGCTCCCGGCCGGGACTAAGGCTGGAACCATCAACCCGCTCACCGGCCGCTCTGATCTGCCATCCGAGGCAGTGGGACAGCGCCCTGTGGGCATCATGATCAACAACCTGGAGGCCGCCACCCCTCAGCATAACATCGCTTCAGCCGATGTGTGCTACGAGATGCAGGCCGAAGGCGGTATCACCCGTATTTTAGCTCTCTACTCCGATTGGCGGAATCTCTCTATGACCGGCTCTATCCGCAGCGCACGTCCCTACTTTGTGGAATTGGCCCAGAGCCACGATTGTATTTATGTCCATGTAGGAGGCAGTCAAGACGCCCTGGATGCTATCCAGTCCTCCAAGGTCGACAGCATCAACGGCGTCAGCGATTCGGTGACCATCTGGCGGGATCCGGGACGTAAAAAGAGCATGGGCAGCGTACACAGCTGCGTCACCGACGGGGAAAAACTCATTCAGTGCGTGCAGAAACGGGAGATCCGTACCCAGGCAAAATCCGACGGTACGGCCTTTTCCTTCCGGGCGGAAGGGGATTCCCAGGCCCCTCAGGGACAGTCCTGCGAGACGCTCACCGTCCCATTTTCCTCCTACGTCACCAGCCGGTTTGTCTACGATTCTCAAAAGGCCGTCTACGCCAAATACCAGTTTGACAAAGGCCAAATGGACGCCGCTACCGGCAAACAGGTCGAGGTGGAAAATGTCCTGGTCCTGCGCACCGCCATCACCCCTACAGGGGATAGTTTAGGCCATGTGGACATCCAGCTCAAAGGCGGGGAAGGGATCTACGCCTCTATGGGCCGGTGCCAGGACATCCAATGGAGCATGGAATCGGCATCCGATCCCATTCAGCTCACCGATTCCTCCGGCCAGGAGCTGTCCCTCAATCCGGGTAAAACCTGGATCTGTATTGTAGGCCAAAAAGACGATGTGACGGCGGAATAA
- a CDS encoding NlpC/P60 family protein, protein MKRHTIMGLLAVMLVLAMTTAVLASCGKDKGDSSSNGGVVSEVVSKVESMLPHSSTPESSVVDGASDNNSSSMTDNTSNPSDRNPTSNPASNPNGGNSMVPSEGTTSATSEASQTSSSVPASVAGAAPVVEEAQELIGTPYVYGSASPEKGFDSSGFTYYVFSQAGLILPRTVTAQAQVGSEISWDVMRPGDILFFYTDQPGVPQFCGILESDGVMIYSGGDSQTVQRQDITGSFWQEHFVSARRVLE, encoded by the coding sequence ATGAAACGACACACCATAATGGGTCTCTTGGCTGTCATGCTGGTCCTGGCCATGACCACTGCAGTGCTGGCATCCTGCGGCAAGGACAAAGGGGATAGTTCCAGCAATGGCGGCGTGGTTTCGGAAGTGGTTTCCAAAGTGGAGTCCATGCTGCCCCACTCGAGCACTCCGGAATCCTCTGTCGTGGATGGAGCGTCGGACAACAACTCTTCTTCCATGACCGACAACACCTCTAACCCCTCGGACCGCAATCCCACCTCGAATCCTGCATCCAACCCCAACGGCGGCAACTCCATGGTTCCGTCTGAGGGTACTACAAGCGCCACCTCGGAAGCATCCCAGACCTCCAGCAGCGTGCCGGCCTCTGTGGCCGGCGCTGCTCCGGTGGTGGAGGAAGCCCAGGAATTGATCGGGACCCCTTATGTGTACGGATCGGCAAGTCCTGAAAAGGGATTTGATTCCTCTGGCTTTACATACTATGTGTTTAGCCAGGCGGGACTGATCCTACCCCGTACCGTCACCGCCCAAGCCCAGGTGGGCAGTGAGATTTCCTGGGATGTCATGCGTCCGGGGGACATTTTGTTTTTCTATACCGATCAGCCGGGCGTGCCTCAATTCTGCGGCATCCTGGAGAGCGACGGCGTTATGATCTACAGCGGCGGCGATAGTCAGACCGTCCAGAGACAGGATATTACCGGTTCCTTCTGGCAAGAGCATTTTGTGTCGGCTCGTCGGGTGTTGGAGTAG